ATGCCTGTTAAAAGAAAGTTAACCTTAAAATTAGTCTTCTTGCATATTATAGGCTAGATAATTACACCTAACatctgcaatttttatttttgtggacaTTACCAATGGAAAATTTATGGTTCAGTTTAATACGGTAAAAACAGCGATAAGCTGCCCCAAATGATTACAGTCATTCATTTTAATCTAATAAtcatattcttttaattattttttttcggccacactgcacggcatgtgggatcttagttccccgatcagggattgaacccgtgcccactgatgtggaagtgcagagccttaaccactggatggtcagggaagtcccagaatattTTATGAAAGTGTTCCATGAGCAGAAAAACACAACTACAGATATGATTTATTATGACTGTTGTTTCAAATAGTCCAACAATAAGTTACCATGTGGATCAGCATCTACAAGAGTGAAAATAGGAATGTGAAATGTATCCCAGAGCTTCTTGACTAAAAGTCTTGTGTTCAGATCAGGTACTCCCTTTCCCTGAAAGCAAGTATTGAAATCATTTAGTAGAATGAAACTGATAAAACTATATTCTTATTTTGTTAATAACTTAAAAGTTAGATCCCCTCACCTTAATTTTCAGGTGATGGAAGACTGGTTTTGACTGTGAAAAAATGTACACTATATACAACAGGGTGAAAAAGCCCACATAACTTCATACCTTTGACAATTATCCCAGTCCTAGAAAATAATCCTAAGgaaatatttcagcagaaacagagataagaaaaatCTGACATACATAAAGATGTCCACTGCAGGGTTATTTAACAGGACAGAAACTATGATAAATAGCCAAAATATCTCACAACAGGGACATGGAGAGGCAGCAGAGCACGGTGGTGATATGCACCAGCTTTGGGGCCAGACAGCCTGGGGTGCcatctggctctgccacttcttagCAGCATGAACCTGAAAGAGTCACGAAGATTCTCTGAAGTTGGGGCTTCTTAACACCTTATGAAATTACTATaggaattaaattatttaatgactataaagcatttaaaagagTACCTGGCTTATATTCAGAATTTAATAAACCTAAGCAGTGGAAGAGTATTATGAAgtcattaaaacaataattatgtggaaaagtaatttaaagagctttacaatagtgttaagagaaaaaagcagaaaaccaaATGAACCATGGAGCAGAGAAGGAAGCAAGCAGAGAGAAGAATGGGCTTTCCATGCGACCACTCTGAGTTTGAACTCCCTCTCCGCCAATCATTAGCGGGTAAAGTTGGGTTGGTTTCTTAGTGTCTTTAGGCCgtggttttatttataaaattgggaTAAATATGCCTGCCACACAGTTATGGGACTATAGCAATGTGGAGCTGAACTACCTGAAACCCAGTCCTAGTTTTGACCAGCCTTAAGATTGTGGTAAAATACCTTCCTGGGTCCCACTGTCCTATtgttaaaatggggatgataataatacctacctcacaaggTTGGAGAGACTTTACACGTTGATATGTGAAAAACAGCACTAAAATGGGAACCCTTATTGTATCCAGTGCCCGGCAGAGCTCCTGGCACATCATGAGCACTTAGTGAATGCCAgtgtattttaactttttcctttggGAATGACTACACATGTATGTGGTAGAGGAGACCACAGAGGAGTACCAAAGGCTCCTTCCTAGCCTGGCCCTCGGTTCTCAGCTCCCCTCTATAGAGACAGCTACTACAGGTCAGCTGCTTGTGGGTGTTTCACCATAGCAATGACAGCAGTTATCAGTGGACACCATGAAAGCACCAACGCGTAGGTAGGCAAGGACTAGGAGGCAGCCTACAAGACGAAAGACAAGGTAGAAAAAGAAACGTGACAGAGAGCCGAGCTTTACTTGCGTCTCCAATGCGCTAGTAGCAGCCGTGATTCAAACGCCATCAGCTGAACAGAGGCCAGGGCCCGGGAAGCTTTCTCCGTGGGTAGTGGCTTGGCTTCCTATCAGCCCAGCAAGCATGCACTCTCACCAGGGAGGTGTGAAAGCGGAGGAGGAGTGGACCAAAGCGTGAGCCACAGGACACCCCCACTGAGAGATCACTTCAGGGGTTCAGGTAGCGCCTTTATTACTTATGAGCTCTCAGTCTGCATTTTCCATCTCAACTGTTCTCCCCTCACTTCAAACTGGGCAGAGGCCACTAGGATTTCCTGCTATCATCTCAAATTCGTATTTCTAAAACTACATTCAACATCTTTCTGCCACAAAGAACTGAGCCCTCCCGCCAGGTGTCCTGTAGTACCTATGGTGACGTCATGGTAAAGTTCCACACACCAGAGTCATTCTGACTCCTTCCTCTCATCCCGTGGTCACCACGTCCTTTTGGATTCACTTGGAAATGCCCTTTGCTTAAGTCCTTTCTCCTTAATCATTCCCCTGCCATCCTTCCCCCAGGCAACCACCTGAGAGCCTCTGGACAGGCTCCCCAAATCCAGTTATGTTCTTCTCCGTCTAACTGATGACGCTGCCACACTAGTCCTTGTCATTTCCTTTCTCACCAATCCACTTTTGTAAGCACCTGATATTTACACTATATCAGGATGCCTCCTGGGCGGCGTTATTTGATTTCAGTCAGATTTGAGGATGGTTAAATAAACACCTTGGAAATGCTTGCTCTATAATCCCAAAGGATGCATCATATTGAAAACAGAATGCTGTCCAAGCTTATGGATGATGTTATAAACCCCTCTTACCAATCACCAATGTAGTATGTTAGTCTTGGAATTGTGGTAAAGGTAGATAATATACCGTAACCATGATGCACGGAGACATTTTGGTGCAAAAATTGTCATCTAGGAGCCGCTGAAATGTCGCATCTTTTTCTACAATTAATAGAAATTTTGCATCTGTAATTAAATCTGTGAAGTTAAGGCTGATAAATTTAAGGCACGAGTATTTCAATTTAACCACTAACTAAATAACGGTTATATTTGAAGGTAAACAGATATCTATTCACGCACAGTATTTAGATATGTGTCTCTCCCACTAGATGGTGAGCTCCTAAAAGGATCTTTAAAAAGGGACCATGGTGTGCTCATCTTGACCACTACAGGGTTTGGCTTGTTGGTTACACATTATGAAGGCTTGATTTATCAAAGTCATGGATGAATGAACATTCTAGACGTTTAAATAGCTTTCCCAAAGGATACTCCGAATTCCTTGAATATTAGATGGCACAGCAACAGCCTAAGTTAACAAAACAagacagttttcattttaaataaatagcaaGTTTAacgacatttaaaaatttatcacaaaaatcctatattttcatttaaaaaaatacacctgTTATCAGAGGTCTATGCCTCAGTAAGAAAACAGTAGGACACAGATTTACTTTTCAGTAAGAAAACAGACATAGGACCTAAACTACTTCCCAGAAGGTGAGAATTTCTTGGAAATTTTATAGATATGTggcttaaaaagcagaaactgatGAAGGAAAGACTTCCTTATGCAGGATCTCATAGGTGTCATTCTCCTCTTTCCAAAATGGTGAGCTGGCCCTTTCCAAACTTCTGTGCTAGTTCAGTACTGTGGGCTTTCTATGTACCAAGCCTAACAAATAGTTTAGTAACAAACATTAATTTCAGAACCAGAAAATTTTATGAAGATTACATAAATAACCATGCTAAAATGGTCAGGTCACACTCTACCTGAAAACAACagtgcattttaaaaaggaatgtgtatgtttgtttctttcaataTAACATTTGGCAAGTGGCATATTTTGAAACTATGTAATGTACAACCCTGTACAGCATATACATATTCATCgatattattttaaagtctgaagCTCCAAACTACATAACAAGGCAGTAAAAAAACGCATTTCAAAAACAAACGATCTGAAATGGAGTGAAAACCTTAATGATGCTTACTGTTGCACATGCACAATTCACCTTGGTGCCATCTTCCTCGACATACCTTAAATTGCCAGCAATTAAACCTTTAGATGTAGATAACTGAAAAAACAATAGACATATCTGAAACCTTTTCCTTGAGTTTACTTTATGCTTCTAAGTCCCTTCTCATGTTCACCTGCTAAATTGTATGTATTCTGGCTCAGACtggaatttaagaaataaaggagaaaatatgtaagagcatttagaaatgaaaaatatttggtaATTCATCTGTTTTGGTTCATTTATCCAAGGGAATACAATGAGAATAGATTATTTAAATTCATAGTGAGAAAAACATagtatcaaaaatatgaaaagaaggcACAGATTACATTTATTCTTCtattacaatttttatatgttttgtcttaaaatgttttgtattaAACGCTACTTACTATATGCAGACTTCTCCTCGGCACTTTTAACATACAGGAAATATCATTGATAATATTGTCCACGACAGTCTGGTTACCAAAGAGTTGGCTGTCAGTGTAATATATGTctctatgaaaattttaaaaatatatattttaattaaccaTATTCTCTTTGAATATAAGTACTGGAGTATTAATTGAATAAAGCTTTAACTGGATGAAGGCAACATATAAACAAAGTAGTTTACTACCCATAGCCTAGTTTTATGTAACTTTTCAAAACATATAATGAAAGTTAATGCCACTAAATCTCACACTGCGTTTTAAAGAGTAATTTATTAGAACAATGTACTTACCGTTTGGTTGCGTAAGTGTTGCTCTGTACTAATTTATAAATCATGgacaatattttaagaattagCGCTGGAAAATAAGATGCAATAAACAAGTTACTCATCATTTTTCTTACGATTTCAAAACATACTGCTATCAGGGATTTTAACTGTCCTCAGTTACTTTCCACAATATTACAAAAATTATCTTCCCAAAATAGAAGTGTTAAGTACAGAATAATAATTGCCTGAAGAATCAGATAAAATGAATTGCTCTAtgtacagcaaaattgagagaatACTTTTCCACTGAATCATGCATCctgaaaatttcttttgaaataatactTTACTTCCATGGTTAACAATGCAAAATtccataaaattatttcaagtacAGGGTGGCCTATTAAAGAACAAGTAAAATTATTTATCTAGGAAAAACTATAACCCAGAAGGTaaccaaaattatttattttactacagAAAGCTAAGAAAGATtaatttaccaaaatttttaaCTGATTTTGGTGAATCACTTTTGATTTTTCTTGTGgtacaatgagataccatgtGAAGACCCACAGAATCTTCAAACCTGTCATTTTGTTTAAAGCAAgggaatagaataaaaaacaattaacTTCTGAACACCAAACAATATGCATTTAATGTCCTCTTCTGAACATCATTTAAATCCCCATTTCTTCTCAATGTAAACACTGATATATTGTATTATGATAACCTCGTTTATAAGCTTAGATAATTCCAGGTGGTAATTAGGTAATTAGCTTTGCAACATACAGAGACACTAAAAGCAAGTGTGTAAAATACATGAATTAAATACCTTTAATtacgatgtgtgtgtgtgtatgtatgtatttctttccCAGGAAGATATTTAGGGTATGTGAACTATTaccaaatatttcacaattttattggcattttgctcattttcttgattggtttatttaattgattggtttatttaataattttactcatttaataataagttttgaaatgttttgtttaatttaccCCCAAAGTTACAGTAAATGAAATAACAATTTATACTAACTAGGTTGTTAAATTGAACTGCCAAGCCTGTCCTAAAGGTGGCAGAAGGCACCAGGCAAATAGGCCAGGTGACAGCTGCTTCAAGATCCGTCTTGCAAAATATGATTCAAAAGTTTACAGTTACATTAATTACACTGATCATAAAAGAATACTTAGTGCCTAAAGAGCcttaaaattactttaattctGTTTCTGTAACTCTTATTGAAGACTATTCTTGTAGTGTTTTTCATTATTAAGTGGTGAGGTCTACAGGTTGACGatctgaaagaaacaaactatGTAACTAGGTTCCAGGACTTTGATAAAGCTGTTTGCTGATTTTACCCTCTTGAACACAGGACTTAGCAGGGGGAGATCTGCTAGGAGAAAGAGCCATCAAAATGTGCTCTATGTTCAGGATACATTTATTTTGGTCTCAGTATCAGCACTGGTTGTCGCTCCCCTGAGCAAGTGGTTTGCTTTTGCAGTATAGATGAGAATTCCACTGGTGCTATTTCCCCCTTTTGAGTGCTAGAAAGCTTAGATCCAAGTCTGGAGCCTATTTTTAGCAGGACTGTGAGACTTTATCATATGCATTTTGAATTCTAACCCCTTTGGGTGCTCCATTTTTTGTTCCTAGCATTGTTTTCCCTTTGCCTTATCTTTCACACCTACTTCTAGTTTATAAAACCTGCCTGTATGGTATGTATTTTGTAAACTTCCTTAGATCTTTTTGGCAGGGTAAaggcaataaaaagaattaaatccaACTCGAACTCAAACTCAAATAATGACATGGATactgcatttaaaagtaaaaaatgcaaaatgccCACTTTATATTTTCCCAGCTTGATCTGTTGTCTATTGTGAATGCAGGTGCTTCATTTCTTGCCAAGCTTGTGATTATGTCTTGGATAACATTTTCTATAGATGCAAGAACCTCAGAACTGAAACAATAAATACACCATGATTCAATCTTAATTCTAAATTAGACCTTTACAGTATGTAACATTTCCCCAGATCaatattaaagtaatttttagtttcattggttGCTTTTTAAGACTGGGTGATACATGTCAATAATATTCTCTCCCACTAAATTTTTACAACAGTAATGCATTAAAACAACAACTGTATTTATAGTGGTGAATTACAGAGAAATTTCATTTGCTTGTAATTTTACTTCTCAATTACCAATTGAAGTAATATCTCCCTTTAAAATTAATGACTAgacaatataatttatacatatatttttatctacTCTTCGTATCAACCTACTTTAAATACAAACTCATTGACTTGAAATACTACTGatatatcttttaattaaaattgatGTAATACTTGCTTTGAATTAATTTCCCCAAAATGCAAAgcgaaaatatttcaaaagaaaaacttcGTGCTGTAGCACGTTACCTTAATTGATCTCATGCCATAAATCAGCCCTTTTGAATTTTAGcgacacaaaaagaaaaaagtttaatcaCTACCATAAAGGGACTTGGCAACTACTACACCACAGAAAATTATTAAGACTTAGCCCAGTTTTCTGTCAGCTGACTTTTAATTTCACAAGCCATCAGCTTCAAAAAATGTTATTCTGTTATAAACACCGTAAGAATATTGCCTAGGAAGGGAACTCATATTAAATCTAGAAAATGCACAAAATGTAGTGTGCATTTCTAATTTCCACAGAAACATCAGGGTTTTCATTGAAAATGCAtgtatcagaaaataaattttaaaacagtccATATTTTCTAATAGCAGGATGCAAAACCTGATTCAAATATCTCATTTTTCcagcctggaaaaaaaaagttacaataaCATTATGACCAACTTTAAAACAACCAGATTTACATCTGAAATGTAAAAAGGGACTtccatccctttctttcctttactctcaATTCTCCCTTAAACTAAATCCTTTcgtaaaaaattttttgtgggtttttctgGGTCTTTGGTTTTTTGGTAGTTGGTTTGGGCTTAAACATAAAAGGCAGTAATTTGTTTAAGTGAAAAAGTTTGCTGATAAATGGGAAAAGCAGATCAAGGAAGCAGAACAACAGAGCATTTTAAGTAAAAGTGGTGaataatgtaaacataatttCTGTAGTTAACTCCAAGCTGGGCAGCTGGAGAATCGGTAACTGATTTTATCAGCACCGCACTCTGAGCTAACCTCTAACTGTTTTAATCGATTTAAAGAAGTGTACATTCTCTTCACTTCGAAGTCAAAAACCCCATTGTCTCACTAGAAACCACTTAAAATGTGTTGACTTCCTTGTTCATTTTGATAAAACACACTTATTGAGAAGTCACAACATTGATTTTCCccctcttccaaaaaaaaaatgcctgaaaacttctaaagttaaatttttacactttttttttaaaaaaaaacaaacacaaagccaAACTGTGCCCTAACTCCCCCAAACTGTTAGGATTTCAAGAAACTCGTGAACCCAGCTGTGGGGATGCTCCTGGAACATTCTAAATGGGGAACATTCTAGAAGACATGGGGGGGAGGGTGGTCTGTCACCAGGCTTTCTGAGTTCAAAATAAGTTAACAGCAGAGAAAGGGGGCCGCTAAACAAGGGCCTTTCTCGGGGTTCAGGGTTGGCCGGCCCAACAGGCCTCACCCTGTGGCCGCCACAGTGGGAGACGGGAAGGAGG
This region of Physeter macrocephalus isolate SW-GA chromosome 14, ASM283717v5, whole genome shotgun sequence genomic DNA includes:
- the SPO11 gene encoding meiotic recombination protein SPO11 isoform X2; translation: MAFAPRGPEASFFQVLDRHRASLLAALRKGGGEPSGGGTHLASRFEDSVGLHMVSHCTTRKIKSDSPKSVKNFALILKILSMIYKLVQSNTYATKRDIYYTDSQLFGNQTVVDNIINDISCMLKVPRRSLHILSTSKGLIAGNLRYVEEDGTKVNCACATAVAVPSNIQGIRNLITDAKFLLIVEKDATFQRLLDDNFCTKMSPCIMVTGKGVPDLNTRLLVKKLWDTFHIPIFTLVDADPHGIEIMCIYKYGSMAMSFEAHNLTVPAIRWLGLLPSDIRRLNIPKGTLIPLTKQDQMKLDSILKRPYITCQPFWRKEMEIMADSKMKAEIQALTFLSSDYLSRVYLPNKLKFGGWI
- the SPO11 gene encoding meiotic recombination protein SPO11 isoform X1 translates to MAFAPRGPEASFFQVLDRHRASLLAALRKGGGEPSGGGTHLASSSEVLASIENVIQDIITSLARNEAPAFTIDNRSSWENIKFEDSVGLHMVSHCTTRKIKSDSPKSVKNFALILKILSMIYKLVQSNTYATKRDIYYTDSQLFGNQTVVDNIINDISCMLKVPRRSLHILSTSKGLIAGNLRYVEEDGTKVNCACATAVAVPSNIQGIRNLITDAKFLLIVEKDATFQRLLDDNFCTKMSPCIMVTGKGVPDLNTRLLVKKLWDTFHIPIFTLVDADPHGIEIMCIYKYGSMAMSFEAHNLTVPAIRWLGLLPSDIRRLNIPKGTLIPLTKQDQMKLDSILKRPYITCQPFWRKEMEIMADSKMKAEIQALTFLSSDYLSRVYLPNKLKFGGWI